The genomic stretch GGCCTGCAGGGCATCCTGGATGCGGCGAAGGCGCGGCCTGGCACCATCCGGGTACTGAATGTTCCGGGCGGCTATTACGAGTATCTGATCGAGCAGCTGGAAGCCGCCGCCGGCGCGCGCTTCCTGCGCGTGCCTTTCCAGGGCGGCGCCCCCGGCATCACGGCGCTGCTCGGCAACAATATCGATCTCGGCTTTGGCTTCTACGCGGAAGTGCGCGGGCACCTGGCCGCCAATCGCCTGCTGCCCATCGCCGTCACCGGGCGGGAGCGCACCGTCTTCCTGCCCGATGCGCCCACGGTGAACAGCGTGACCGGGCGCACGGATGTCAATTGGGGCGTCTCGCGCTGGGTGGCGCTGCCCAAGGCCGTGCCGGCCGATCGCAAGGCGTGGCTTGCCGCCGCCTTCCAGGCGGCCCTGGCGGACCCCGATGCGGTGCAGGAGTTCCGCAACCTCGGCGCCCTGCCCAACCCCGCCCTGGATACGCCAGCCAAGGTCGCCGCCGATGTCGCGGTCATGGCCGAGGCGGAGCGTGAATTCCTCATCCGCAGTGGCCGGATGCAGCGCTGATGCCAGACGTGCTGGGCTGGCGCGCCACCTTCGGGGTGGTGACGCCGTCCACCAACACGGTGGTGCAGCCGGAATATGATTCGCTGCGCCCCGTGGGCGTCACCAACCACGTCGCGCGCATGCATATCCCCAATGATCCCGTGCAGAGCGATGCGGATTTCGACGAGCTGATCCGCCGCATCGACGCCGCCATGGAGGGCGCCATCGAACGTGTGATGACGGCCGAGCCCGATCACATCATCCTTGGCATCTCGGCCGAGAGTGTCTGGAATGGCGGCATGGAGGCCGCGCGCGCGATTGCGGCGCGCGTGGCGAAACTCACCGGCGGATTGCCCTTCACCCAGGCGGCCGATGCGCTTCCGGCGGCGCTGAAAGCGCTCGGCATCAGCGGCCCCGTCGGGTTGGTGACGCCGTATTTTCCAGTGGCCCACGCACATCTCGCTTCCTACCTGAAGGAGATCGGCTGCGAGGTGGTGGCGGCGAGGCATCTGGAGCGGCGCGGCCCGGTGGATATCGCCAAGACCTCCCTCGCTGACCTGCGCGCGGCCATCGCGGCGGTCAACCTGCCCGAGGCGCGCGCCATCATCCAGTTTGGCGCCAATCTGCCGATGGGCCAGCTCGCCGCCTCGGCCGAGCCCTGGCTTGGCAAGCCGGTGATCGCCATCAACACAGCCACCTACTGGCACGCGCTGCGCTCGCGCGGGATCACGGATCGCATGCGCGGCTGCGGCCGCCTGATGGAGGAATGCTGATGGCGACGAATGAGGAGAGACTGGCGGCACTGGGCGTCACGCTGCCACCGCCCTTCAAGGATGAGGCCAATCGCGTGCGCGCGCTGCGCTCGGGCCAGCACATCTACATGTCGGGCCACGGGCCGCTGGGCCCGGGCAATGTGCCGATGATGGTGGGCAAGCTGGGGCGTGAACTCTCCATCCCGCAGGGGCGGGAGGCGGCGCGCCTTGCCGGACTCTGCACGCTGTCCACGCTGCGCACCTATCTGGGCGATCTCAATTCCATCACCCGCGTGGTGCGCGTGGTGGGCTTCATCAATTGCGCGCCGGGCTTCAACACGCCCTCCGATGTGCTGCATGGATTTTCCGACCTGATGGTGGATGTCTTTGGCGAAGGCGGGCGGCACACACGCTCGGCCATCGGGGTGGCGGAGCTTTACGCCGATATCCCCATCGAGGTGGAAGCGCTGTTCGAGGTGGCGTCATGACCGGCATGCCCGATGCGGCCGAGGTGGAACGCCGCCTGGCCGAAGTGCGCGCCAAACGCGGCTACCTGCTGCCGCATCACGGGCTGCTCGCCATCGCGGCACCCGGGCTGCTGAAGGGGTATGATGCGGCCTATACCGCCCTCGCCCTCACGCCGCGGCTGATGCATGAGCGGCCCAAGGAGTTCGTCTGGCTGGCCGTGCTGACCGCGTGCGACGAGGCGATCGCGACGCATCACATCGCGAAATTCCGCGCGGCCGGCGGCACGGATGCGGAGATCGAGCTGGCCATCCGCCTCGCGGCTTTCGCGGAGGGCGCGCCACGCTTCGCCTTCGCCGCCGAGAAATGGGGGCATCACCTGCCCGCCTATGACCGCGCGCGCGCCTATCGCGCGGCGCTCGATGCGCTGCAGGCCGGCAGCGGCGTGCCGCGTGGCCTGGTGGAGGTCACGCTGGCGGCCGTGCACACCACGCGCAAGGGCTGGTGGGAACTGGCCCTGCATATCCGCGGCGCCTATGACGAGGGCGTGCCCGAACTCGAATTGGCCGAAGGCATCTCCTACGCCATGTTCCCCGGCAGCATTCCCAATTTCGTGGATGCCTGCGGCGTCTGGCAGGGCATGGTCGCGCGCGGCGAGGTGGCCGCCTCCGAGGCGTTCCGCATCTGGGGGGCCGATGCGGCGAACCAGGCGGGGTTTGGATGACGCGCCTGATCATCCCGCCGGGCATGGCGCATGCGGTGCCGCAATTCGGCTATGCACCGGGCCTGGTATCGGGCGGCTTCCTGTTCATGGCCGGCCAGCTCGGGCGGGATGACGCCGGACAGGTCATCGCCGACCCCGAAGCCCAGATCACCCGCGCCTTTGAGAATGTGCTGGCCATCCTGCACGCGGCGGGGGCCGGCATCGCGGATCTGCTGGATGTCACCAGCTTTCATGTCGGGCTGCGGGAAACCCTGCCGCTCTACAAGACCGTGCGGGACCGCTTCATGCAGGGCCATACCCCGCCATGGACGGCCATCGGCGTGAGCGAGCTTTCGCGGCCTGGCCTGATCGTGGAGATCAAGGGCATCGCGAGGCTGCCGGCGTAAGGCGGAAGAGACTCGTCATGCGCTGGACGCGGCGCCGCTTCTGCACGGCGCTGTTGTCTCACCCCAAGGGGCCGTGCAGCGACGTTTCGCGATGAAGGGCTACCGCCATCGCCCAAGGGGGCAGTGCATATCCGACGCTGCGATGGCCCAGCGGGTCATCGCTTCGCGCACACCCCACACGGAGCCGCCGACTCAGAATCGGTAGGCCAGCGCCAGCGAACCCCCGTGGCCCGTCAGATTGGCGCTGTACTCGCCCTCATATTGCAGGCGCAGTTCCAGCCGGTCCGTGGCGAAGACCTGCATGCCCGCGGCAAAACGACCCACCACCTGGTCCGTCCGCACCACGCTGGAGAAGCGCCCCGCCGCCCCCGGCGCACTGACCATCCGGCCCTCCTGGTTCCAGCGCCCCTCGCTCAGCAGGCTCACGCCGGCCGAGGTGTAGAGCCGCAGCACCACGCCGTTGGACAGCGTCGCCCGGCCACCCACCTCCAGCGCCGGCGTCAAGGTCGCCACCGTGCTGGACGCCCCGGACATTTCGAGGTTCAGCACGCCGGCCCCGCTCTCGCGATAGGCGCCGGAGCGCGCATGCACGAGGCTCAGCGTCATGGAGGGACGCAGGTAGAGTTCCTCGCCGCCCAGCGTATAGGTGCCGCGCAGCATGGCGCCCACATTGGACAGGGCCGGGCTGCCGCGCGCGATCCCGCCGAAGCCCGGCAGCGTGATGGTGCGCGTGCTGTTGAATTCGCCACCGCCGCCGAACACCGCGCCGGCCAACAGCCAGGGCCCGGTCTGATACTTCGTCGTCACTGCGGCATAGCCTGCCTGGCCGCGCCCGCTATTCAAACCCTCGGTCGTGGACAGCCGCGTATTCTCGTAGGCGATGGAGCCGCCCAGGAACCAGCCGCCACCCATCGCCCACTGGCCGCCCGCCTGCCAGGTCATCGAGTTGAGCCGGAAGCTCGACAGGCCGTCACCGCTGGATTGCGCGGCGGTGCGGCCGGTCAGTCCGGCCCAGACGCATTCGCCCTCACGCAACATCGCGGTGGTGCCATCGAATTGCGGGCAGCTCATCGCGGCATTGGCGAAGCTGCGCGCGCCCGCCGCCACGCGCGCCCCTGGTGCCAGGCTGCCATTCGGCGAAATCTGGCGCAGCGCCGCGGCATAGGCCCCCTGCCCCCCCGCATCGGCCGTATTGCCCAGCAGGGCGAAGAGCGGGCCAAGCCCGGCGCCGCCCGCATCCCACGCACCCTGCAAATGGTTTGCCACGGCCGCCACATTGCGGTTGAGGCTGTAGCCGGCCGGCGTGAAATCCGCATTGGCCGAGACGGTGAAGGCGCCGCCCTTGCGGTTCACATTGTAGCTGAAGATCGCGGTCCGCTCGCCCTCCAGCGTTCCGGTGACGGGGCCGGCCACGGTCAGGAAGGGGATCTCCACCTGCGGCAGCACGGAGGAGATCAGCGGCCGCACGCGGCCCGCGAGATCGGCGGAGCCCGCCACCGTCATCACATCCGAGCGGCGGTTGCTGAAATCCGCATCGAACAGCAGGCGGCCGCTGGAGCGCTGGGTGAAATTGCCGCTGACGGCGGAGACGCCATGCGGCTCCAGCGCGCCGATCAGAACCGTTCCGGTGTTCACCAACTGAGCCGCGACCAGGGACGGGCCGGCATTGAGCGTCCCGTTGTTGTTGAACGTCCCAGTGGTGCCATCAATGTTGTAGCCACCGGTGACGGTGCCGTTATTGGTCACGCTGCCTTGCGACATCCGGATCGCCAAGCCGGACAACGCCGAGACGCTGCCGCCGGGCGCCACCGTGACCGTGCTGGTGCTGGTGCCACCATCCACCCAGATTCCCCAGCCCCCCAGGCCCGACCCGCCCTGGATCGCCGAGGAGACATTGACCGTCACCGGACCCGGCTGGATGAAGGATGATTGCGCGAAGATACCGACCGAATGGAAGCCGGAGACGGTGATGGGCGCGCTCTGCGTGATGGAGATGGCCTGGCCTGTGCCGGGCAGGATGACGCCTCCCGCACTGGTCGATCCGGCAAAGACCTGCGTGGCGCTCTGCGCGAACAGACCGCCGCCGCCGCTGATCGACTGCGCCAGGATGCCGTAGGCAAAAGCCCCCGTCGTGGTGATCGGGGTGGAGGAATTGATCGTCACCGCGCCGCCGGCGCCGTTGGGTGACGGTCTGTCGGGCCGAATGCCGCCCGCAAAGCTCAAATTCGCCGTCCCGGTGGGCAGGCCGGCGATGCCGCCCCCCCCGCCGATGCTCTGCGCGATGATGCCATGCGCGCCTAGACCGGTCGTCTGAATGTTGCCGCCTGTCAGGTTGAGCGTCACCGCACCGCCATTGCCCACCGACTGGGTGCCCGTACTGCTCGCGCCCAGCAAGTTGGTCGTGCTGTCCGTCTGGCCGGTGGAGAAGCCAAAGCCGCCGCCACCGCCGATGCTCTGCGCGAGCAGTCCGAAGGCATTGGCGCCCGATGTCAGGATGGTGAGGGACGCCGGGCTGGCGGCGGTGCCGACGCTCACCGTACCGCCATCGCCGGAGACCCCGTTCCTGCCGCCCACCTGGATCTGCGTCGCGCCACTGACGCGCCCGAGGGCGGCCGAGGCCGAGGAGCCGCTGCCCGAAACGCCGCCGCCACCGCCGATGGATTGCAGCAGCATGCCCACCGCCACATCGCCGCGCGTCACGATATTGGCCGTGCCAATGATGGTCACGCTGCTGCCCGAGCCCAGCAAACCGGGGCCGCCACTGCGGCCCGAACCACCGATATTGTGATCGCCGGTTGAGCCGACCGAGCCATCCGCGCCCACGCCGCCGCCGCCACCGATGCTCTGCGCCAGCACGCCGAAGGCGGCATAGCCCGTGCCGCCGGCCACACCGGTCACGATGCGGCTGGCTGGGCCGAAGGTCAGGTTGACGGCGCCGCCCGCCCCGCCCGATCCGCCAGACCCACCCACCGCGAAGGTCGCCGAATAGCTGGCGCCGCTGCTGGCGGAGGTCGCAGCCCCGCCGAGGCCGCCGCCACCGCCAATGCTTTGCGCGACCAGCCCATGCGACCAATCGCCATAGGTCGTGATACTGCCCGCCTGGCTATAGGTGACGGTGCCACCCACGCCGCCGCCGCCGCCGCGCCCGCCGATGGAGATATCGGCCACATAGCCCTCGGTGGAGTTGCCCTCGATCTTGTCCGTGATCTTGCTGCGCAAGCCGGTCAGGGTGGAAATCGGATTGTCGGACGAGGCATCCGAGCCGGCCGAGCCGGCGATACCGCCGCCGCCGCCGATGCTTTGCAGCACCACGCCCGCCGCGTCATTGCCCGCCGTGATGATCTGCCCTTGCATGGTGGTGGTGACGGCGCCGCCATTGCCGCCTGAACTGCCATTCGTGCCCAGGTTGATGGTCAGGTTGCCGGAATAGGTGGTGGCGGCATCGCTGGGGGAGATGCTGGCGCCGAGGTTGAGCGTGCCGCCCTGGGAGGTGCCGCCCCCGCCGCCAATGCTCTGCGCGAGCACGCCGATCGCGCTGGCCCCGTAGGTCTGCACCTGGGACTGGGGGTTGATGGTCACGGTCACGTCCCCGCCCGTGCCGCCCGAGCCGCCGCGACCGCCCAGGCCGAGCGACATGGTGGCGTTGTTGGTGTTGCCAAAGCTCGCCGTCGTCGAGGAGCCAATGCCGGCATTGCCGCCGCCGCCACCGACGCTCTGCGCCACCAGCCCATTGGCGTAATCGCCGAAAGTGCTGATGCTGGAGCCATCCGGGGTGGTCGAACCCAGCGTCGCGGTCACGCTGCCGCCATTGCCCGCGCTGCCACTGCCGCCGCCGAGCGAGATGCTCGCTTCCAGCGTGAAGGAGGTGCTGCCCGCGGCGGTGATGGCCCGGCCATAGCCGGCGGTGGTCGCCATCGCCGAGGAATCGCCGCCCGCGCCGCCACCGCCGCCGATGGATTGCAGCAGGACGCCATGCGAGCCCTGGCCCTGGGTCCGGATGATGCTGCCACCGGTGAGGCTGAGGGTAACGCCAGCGCCATTGCCGGCGGCACCTCCCGAACCACCCAGGGCGGAGGAGATGGAGGCGCCCAGGACGGTGGAGGGGGCGGCCTGGATCGGGATCGCGATGGCCTGGGCTGTGGCCGCCCCGCCGATTCCGCCGCCGCCGCCGATGGATTGGGCATGGATGCCGAAGGCGTCCACTGGATTGGTGTTGACGCCCACGGCCGTTGCCTGCCCTGTGGCGATCCGGATACCCGGAAGCGTGACGGTGACGCTGCCGCCATCGCCCCCCTTGCCGCCGGTACCGCCAAGCGCGGTGGCCACGGCGAAGCCGGCGCCCACAGCCGTGGCATAGCCCGCGCCGGCCGCGCCGCCGCCGCCGCCGATGGATTGGGCCAGGATGCCGCCCGCATTGGAGCCGGATGTGCCGATCAAGCTGTAGGCGGAGCCGGTGCTGGGGTTGTTGCTCAGATTCAGCAGCACCGCACCGCCCGCCCCCCCATCCGACGCAGTGCCGCCGATCGCAAGGGTCACGAAGGCGCCGGTCGCGGAGGCATCCCCCCCATTGCCGCCGCCGCCGCCGATGGACTGCGCCACCAGGCCATAGGCCAGCCGTCCATTGGTCGAGATGCTGCTGCCGCTCTGCGTGACGGTCGTCGCACCGCCCGCGCCGCCGCTGCTGCCAGTGCCGCCGATGGAGGTGAAGATGGTCTGCGAATCACCGCCATTGCCGCCGCCGCCGCCGATGGATTGCGCCAGGATGCCCAGCGCGAAGTTGCCGCTGGTGACGATCGTGCCCGCATTCGTCACCACAGTGGCACCGCCGGCGATGGCCGTCCCGCCGGAGCCGCCGAAGGCGACGATGCCGCCATTCGCGGCGCCGCCGCTGCCCGCGCCGCCGCCGATGGATTGCGCCTGGATGCCGAAGGCGCCGGTGCCAGTGGTGTTGATGCGGCCCGAATTGCTCACATTGACCGAACCCGGAGCGCCGCTATTGCCGCCACTGCCGGCATTGCCGTCAAAGAAGCCGCTGCCATTGGCGCCATTGCCGCCCAGCCCGCCGATGGACTGCGCCAGGATGCCATGCGCCGCCGTCCCGCCCGTTCTGAGTGTGGCGGCATTGGTGACGGAGACCGCCCCGCCTCTGCCGCCATCCCCGCCATTGCCATCCTTCGAGCCGCCAATGCCCGAGGTGACGTAGGGCGAGGCAGCGCCACCCGCACCGCCCAGGCTGCGCGCCGCCACCGCGCTGGCGCTGGCGCCGCCGGTGGTGATGCTCACGCCCGCCGCGAGCGCGACGGTGACATTCTGCGCGTCGCCGCCGAAGCCGCCATTGCCGCGGCCCGAGGCGAAATTGGTGGCGATGCTGCCGCCCGCCCCACCAGCCCCGCCGATGGAAGCGGCGGAAACACCGTAGGCCGCCTCCAGATTGCCGGTGGCGGGGCCGCCGCTGGTGGTGATGATCGCGTTGCCCTGGATGTTGATGGTGGCCGTTCCAGCCAGGCCGCCATCGCCGCCGGTGCCGGAGCCGCCATATTGGCCGCTCATCGCGCCGCCAGTGCCGCCCAGGCCGCCCTGGGCCAGGGCCACGACGCCGGGGGATTGATCGCCCGTGGTGGTGACCGAGCCGCCGGTGATCTGAACCAGGACAGGGCCGGTCGCCCCACCGAATCCCGCGGTGCCCGACTCGCCCTTGCGAAAGAATTGCAGGCTGCTGTCATAGGGCTGGCCATTGCCCCCGGCGCCGCCGAGGTTCGCTGCCATCACGCCGGCCGAAAGCAGGCCCGTGGTGGAGATGGTGGTGCCGCTCAGGGAGATCTGCGGGCTGTTCGTGCTGGTGAAGCCGGCAGCGCCG from Sediminicoccus sp. KRV36 encodes the following:
- a CDS encoding tripartite tricarboxylate transporter substrate binding protein; translated protein: MNITRRGFTAGAAMLPFAAPFAAQAQDAAVRARLNAIKPAGFPRDPIEMTVVYPAGGGMDITARVVQRFFERATGERSLVNNRTGGAGLVGHTWLATQAPADGHAVGIVANLIFSDAVRSQGRWSWTDLDHIAHINAEPLNLVVNAEGPFKTGGLQGILDAAKARPGTIRVLNVPGGYYEYLIEQLEAAAGARFLRVPFQGGAPGITALLGNNIDLGFGFYAEVRGHLAANRLLPIAVTGRERTVFLPDAPTVNSVTGRTDVNWGVSRWVALPKAVPADRKAWLAAAFQAALADPDAVQEFRNLGALPNPALDTPAKVAADVAVMAEAEREFLIRSGRMQR
- a CDS encoding arylmalonate decarboxylase, giving the protein MPDVLGWRATFGVVTPSTNTVVQPEYDSLRPVGVTNHVARMHIPNDPVQSDADFDELIRRIDAAMEGAIERVMTAEPDHIILGISAESVWNGGMEAARAIAARVAKLTGGLPFTQAADALPAALKALGISGPVGLVTPYFPVAHAHLASYLKEIGCEVVAARHLERRGPVDIAKTSLADLRAAIAAVNLPEARAIIQFGANLPMGQLAASAEPWLGKPVIAINTATYWHALRSRGITDRMRGCGRLMEEC
- a CDS encoding RidA family protein is translated as MATNEERLAALGVTLPPPFKDEANRVRALRSGQHIYMSGHGPLGPGNVPMMVGKLGRELSIPQGREAARLAGLCTLSTLRTYLGDLNSITRVVRVVGFINCAPGFNTPSDVLHGFSDLMVDVFGEGGRHTRSAIGVAELYADIPIEVEALFEVAS
- a CDS encoding carboxymuconolactone decarboxylase family protein, yielding MTGMPDAAEVERRLAEVRAKRGYLLPHHGLLAIAAPGLLKGYDAAYTALALTPRLMHERPKEFVWLAVLTACDEAIATHHIAKFRAAGGTDAEIELAIRLAAFAEGAPRFAFAAEKWGHHLPAYDRARAYRAALDALQAGSGVPRGLVEVTLAAVHTTRKGWWELALHIRGAYDEGVPELELAEGISYAMFPGSIPNFVDACGVWQGMVARGEVAASEAFRIWGADAANQAGFG
- a CDS encoding RidA family protein gives rise to the protein MTRLIIPPGMAHAVPQFGYAPGLVSGGFLFMAGQLGRDDAGQVIADPEAQITRAFENVLAILHAAGAGIADLLDVTSFHVGLRETLPLYKTVRDRFMQGHTPPWTAIGVSELSRPGLIVEIKGIARLPA
- a CDS encoding autotransporter outer membrane beta-barrel domain-containing protein, which produces MLLATTGLLAVMQAAQVQAQGCGGTSCTIQGGSSAFSQILVPGANYSFTNNGAFSVTSGITDSPLTALQFIASGGDGTNSSSAPAGSGKPAFALTFVNNGSVIHNVPAAPQGPPAPQGPLTVFSVYGASAGGNGGNYTNSDAKHDAGAAAAGADAAMLNTATITVSTSGALSSSPVVLSTGAALLVQSLGGNGGNVQPQSKPDSNGNPTYDAHNGTPGAAAGRAGLNNTGAITANLPQPLMSEWYWGAAARSLGGNGGTGNDGTAGGAGGQAAVSNTANVSVSFAWGKPAGSTPAPAALGGAAVVAVSQGGNGIMSVNGSAPGGGGVDGGAGGNAADASVFVSGQNRPITITLATANPTGLASSPFSAAVAAISLGGVGGAGYNQSTGGRGGDTGFASVTGDSGVTVNATGDRTRGILALSQGGAGGRSGVGQDNSRAGSGGAAGFTSTNSPQISLSGTTISTTGLLSAGVMAANLGGAGGNGQPYDSSLQFFRKGESGTAGFGGATGPVLVQITGGSVTTTGDQSPGVVALAQGGLGGTGGAMSGQYGGSGTGGDGGLAGTATINIQGNAIITTSGGPATGNLEAAYGVSAASIGGAGGAGGSIATNFASGRGNGGFGGDAQNVTVALAAGVSITTGGASASAVAARSLGGAGGAASPYVTSGIGGSKDGNGGDGGRGGAVSVTNAATLRTGGTAAHGILAQSIGGLGGNGANGSGFFDGNAGSGGNSGAPGSVNVSNSGRINTTGTGAFGIQAQSIGGGAGSGGAANGGIVAFGGSGGTAIAGGATVVTNAGTIVTSGNFALGILAQSIGGGGGNGGDSQTIFTSIGGTGSSGGAGGATTVTQSGSSISTNGRLAYGLVAQSIGGGGGNGGDASATGAFVTLAIGGTASDGGAGGAVLLNLSNNPSTGSAYSLIGTSGSNAGGILAQSIGGGGGAAGAGYATAVGAGFAVATALGGTGGKGGDGGSVTVTLPGIRIATGQATAVGVNTNPVDAFGIHAQSIGGGGGIGGAATAQAIAIPIQAAPSTVLGASISSALGGSGGAAGNGAGVTLSLTGGSIIRTQGQGSHGVLLQSIGGGGGAGGDSSAMATTAGYGRAITAAGSTSFTLEASISLGGGSGSAGNGGSVTATLGSTTPDGSSISTFGDYANGLVAQSVGGGGGNAGIGSSTTASFGNTNNATMSLGLGGRGGSGGTGGDVTVTINPQSQVQTYGASAIGVLAQSIGGGGGTSQGGTLNLGASISPSDAATTYSGNLTINLGTNGSSGGNGGAVTTTMQGQIITAGNDAAGVVLQSIGGGGGIAGSAGSDASSDNPISTLTGLRSKITDKIEGNSTEGYVADISIGGRGGGGGVGGTVTYSQAGSITTYGDWSHGLVAQSIGGGGGLGGAATSASSGASYSATFAVGGSGGSGGAGGAVNLTFGPASRIVTGVAGGTGYAAFGVLAQSIGGGGGVGADGSVGSTGDHNIGGSGRSGGPGLLGSGSSVTIIGTANIVTRGDVAVGMLLQSIGGGGGVSGSGSSASAALGRVSGATQIQVGGRNGVSGDGGTVSVGTAASPASLTILTSGANAFGLLAQSIGGGGGFGFSTGQTDSTTNLLGASSTGTQSVGNGGAVTLNLTGGNIQTTGLGAHGIIAQSIGGGGGIAGLPTGTANLSFAGGIRPDRPSPNGAGGAVTINSSTPITTTGAFAYGILAQSISGGGGLFAQSATQVFAGSTSAGGVILPGTGQAISITQSAPITVSGFHSVGIFAQSSFIQPGPVTVNVSSAIQGGSGLGGWGIWVDGGTSTSTVTVAPGGSVSALSGLAIRMSQGSVTNNGTVTGGYNIDGTTGTFNNNGTLNAGPSLVAAQLVNTGTVLIGALEPHGVSAVSGNFTQRSSGRLLFDADFSNRRSDVMTVAGSADLAGRVRPLISSVLPQVEIPFLTVAGPVTGTLEGERTAIFSYNVNRKGGAFTVSANADFTPAGYSLNRNVAAVANHLQGAWDAGGAGLGPLFALLGNTADAGGQGAYAAALRQISPNGSLAPGARVAAGARSFANAAMSCPQFDGTTAMLREGECVWAGLTGRTAAQSSGDGLSSFRLNSMTWQAGGQWAMGGGWFLGGSIAYENTRLSTTEGLNSGRGQAGYAAVTTKYQTGPWLLAGAVFGGGGEFNSTRTITLPGFGGIARGSPALSNVGAMLRGTYTLGGEELYLRPSMTLSLVHARSGAYRESGAGVLNLEMSGASSTVATLTPALEVGGRATLSNGVVLRLYTSAGVSLLSEGRWNQEGRMVSAPGAAGRFSSVVRTDQVVGRFAAGMQVFATDRLELRLQYEGEYSANLTGHGGSLALAYRF